The following are from one region of the Prochlorococcus marinus str. SB genome:
- a CDS encoding DUF1824 family protein, producing MEINKLVDLNNLRTAPQLSNRQEKKLLEELEANIFNADWITIGIMAPSDSKAIEALQSISKKYSSIEFVNLGSLHADGGVFLKANQKTSNVFVRSENGLGEGILITCQYDDSAKESNTFGPMPLDFFT from the coding sequence ATGGAAATAAATAAATTAGTCGATTTAAATAATCTTAGAACTGCACCTCAATTAAGTAATAGGCAAGAAAAAAAACTTTTAGAGGAACTAGAAGCAAATATTTTTAATGCAGACTGGATAACAATAGGCATCATGGCACCTAGTGATAGTAAAGCTATTGAAGCATTACAATCAATTTCTAAGAAATATTCCTCAATTGAATTTGTGAATCTAGGTTCCCTTCATGCTGATGGAGGTGTTTTTTTAAAAGCTAATCAAAAAACTAGTAATGTTTTTGTCAGATCTGAAAATGGACTTGGAGAAGGAATTTTAATAACATGTCAGTATGACGATAGTGCTAAAGAATCTAATACTTTTGGACCAATGCCATTAGATTTTTTTACATAA
- a CDS encoding cobyric acid synthase has protein sequence MELEAKLHEIKRPIMVLGTSSGAGKSLTVTAICRILKNLGEKPIPFKGQNMSNNAWVDWEGGEMAYSQALQAFACGINPSSEMNPILLKPQGNSISEVIHLGKSIGTTTAQNYYKDWFIPGWEVIKKSLKSIYKRNPNCRLIIEGAGSPVEMNLIHRDLTNLRVAKYLNANCILVTDIERGGVFAQIIGTLELMKPEEKKLIKGIIINRFRGDLSLFEDGKKWIENKTQIPVIGIIPWLNDSFPPEDSLDLIEKKSLSKNPEIKVGIIKLPSISNFSDFDPLENEETILLEWIRKSQNLSKYDFIIVPGSKQTIKDQIFLENSGLSQDIRDYSNNEGNIIGICGGLQMLGTTLEDPYLKEGSKNYSEQKIKGIGLLPLKTTFFKKKLTRQINSKSIWPCQSEINGFEIHNGQTVLDDIQSSLKINPIFKDLDLGWYQENNKGGTIAGTYIHGIFENDSWREQYINLIRKNKNLPILNKKSISYKEKRQSIIDNLANEFHKHLNLKSFLS, from the coding sequence ATGGAATTAGAAGCAAAATTACATGAAATAAAGAGACCAATAATGGTCCTAGGCACTTCCAGTGGAGCAGGGAAATCATTAACGGTTACTGCTATTTGCAGAATTCTTAAAAATTTAGGAGAAAAACCAATACCTTTTAAAGGGCAAAATATGAGTAACAATGCTTGGGTTGATTGGGAAGGTGGAGAAATGGCATATTCACAAGCACTTCAAGCTTTTGCTTGTGGTATTAATCCCTCTTCAGAGATGAATCCCATTTTATTAAAACCACAAGGAAACTCAATAAGCGAGGTTATTCACCTTGGCAAAAGCATAGGGACCACAACCGCACAAAATTACTACAAAGATTGGTTTATTCCAGGCTGGGAAGTAATTAAAAAAAGTTTAAAGTCTATTTACAAACGGAATCCGAATTGCCGTTTAATTATCGAAGGGGCAGGAAGTCCAGTAGAGATGAATTTGATTCATAGAGATCTGACTAATTTAAGAGTTGCTAAATATTTAAATGCAAATTGCATTTTGGTTACTGATATTGAAAGGGGAGGTGTATTTGCACAAATAATAGGGACTCTAGAATTAATGAAGCCTGAAGAAAAAAAGCTTATTAAGGGAATTATTATAAATAGATTCAGAGGAGACCTTTCATTATTTGAAGATGGGAAAAAATGGATAGAGAATAAGACTCAAATCCCTGTTATTGGAATCATTCCATGGTTAAATGATTCATTCCCTCCAGAGGATTCTTTAGATTTAATAGAAAAAAAATCACTTTCTAAAAATCCTGAAATCAAAGTTGGGATTATAAAATTACCATCTATTAGTAACTTCTCGGATTTTGATCCACTAGAAAATGAAGAAACAATATTACTTGAATGGATTAGAAAATCACAAAACCTAAGTAAGTATGACTTCATTATTGTGCCGGGCAGTAAACAAACGATTAAAGATCAAATATTTCTTGAAAATTCTGGCTTATCTCAGGACATAAGGGACTATTCAAATAACGAAGGAAATATTATTGGAATATGTGGAGGTTTACAAATGTTAGGTACTACACTTGAAGATCCTTATTTAAAAGAGGGTTCCAAAAATTATTCTGAACAAAAAATTAAAGGTATTGGATTACTACCATTAAAAACGACTTTCTTTAAAAAAAAATTAACACGTCAAATCAACTCTAAATCTATATGGCCATGCCAATCAGAAATTAATGGATTTGAAATTCATAATGGTCAAACTGTTTTAGATGACATCCAAAGTTCATTAAAGATTAATCCTATTTTTAAAGATTTAGATCTTGGTTGGTACCAAGAAAATAATAAAGGCGGAACTATTGCAGGAACGTACATTCATGGGATCTTTGAAAATGACAGTTGGAGAGAGCAATATATTAATTTAATAAGAAAGAATAAAAATCTACCAATATTAAATAAAAAATCAATATCTTATAAAGAGAAGAGACAATCCATTATTGATAATCTTGCAAATGAATTCCACAAACATTTAAATCTCAAATCATTTTTAAGTTGA
- a CDS encoding nucleoside triphosphate pyrophosphatase: MLILASASQSRKKLLENCQIEFIQISSDFDETTIQEKNIFNLALELSFQKANNISENIQNISLPEEFNYGPLEILGCDSIFEFKGEAYGKPSNKEEAFNRWKKMSGEFGFLHTGHTLIIGNFDSTSKILKITEIIKKTVSSRVYFSNLEDWEIKSYVDTNEPLYCAGGFALEGIGGKYIEKIEGCFSNVMGLSLPWLRENLYR, translated from the coding sequence GTGTTAATTCTAGCCTCTGCTTCTCAATCTAGAAAGAAATTACTAGAAAATTGTCAAATCGAATTTATCCAAATATCAAGTGACTTTGATGAAACTACTATTCAAGAGAAAAATATATTTAATTTAGCTTTGGAATTATCTTTTCAAAAGGCTAATAATATATCTGAAAATATTCAAAACATATCATTGCCCGAAGAATTTAATTATGGACCTTTGGAAATACTTGGGTGCGATTCAATTTTTGAATTTAAAGGAGAAGCTTATGGAAAACCATCTAATAAAGAGGAAGCATTTAATAGATGGAAAAAAATGTCTGGAGAATTTGGATTTTTACATACTGGTCATACTCTAATAATTGGGAATTTTGATTCAACTTCCAAAATTTTAAAAATTACTGAAATAATAAAAAAAACAGTAAGTTCAAGAGTTTATTTTTCTAATTTGGAAGATTGGGAAATTAAGAGTTATGTAGATACAAATGAACCTTTATATTGCGCCGGAGGATTTGCCTTAGAAGGCATAGGGGGTAAATATATAGAAAAAATAGAGGGTTGCTTCAGTAATGTAATGGGATTAAGTTTGCCATGGCTTAGAGAAAATTTATATAGATAA
- a CDS encoding Fe2+-dependent dioxygenase, with protein sequence MNYLTHQLLNAKETDYIKKELEKENQSWEDGKNTAGSHAAQVKNNLQLKRKSDISKKLSLLIKEKILNNALIKSFTLAKHIHGIMFTKYSKGMSYGSHIDNAYMSSGRADLSFTIFLSEKSQYEGGELLIENLTLEKKFRLERGGLIIYPSTYLHSVKEVLNGERIVCVGWIESYIKSIEEREYLFDLDAGARSLLAKHGRSDELDLIFKSYSNLLRIMGD encoded by the coding sequence ATGAATTATTTAACTCATCAGTTATTAAATGCTAAAGAAACAGACTATATAAAAAAAGAATTAGAAAAAGAAAATCAAAGTTGGGAGGATGGTAAAAATACTGCAGGAAGTCATGCTGCTCAAGTAAAAAATAATTTGCAACTAAAAAGAAAATCAGATATTTCGAAAAAATTATCTCTGTTAATTAAAGAAAAAATTTTAAATAATGCTTTAATAAAAAGTTTTACTTTAGCTAAACATATTCACGGTATCATGTTCACTAAATATTCAAAAGGAATGAGTTATGGGAGTCATATCGATAATGCATATATGTCATCCGGTAGGGCTGACTTGTCTTTCACAATTTTTCTTTCAGAAAAAAGCCAATACGAAGGTGGTGAACTATTAATAGAAAATCTAACTTTAGAAAAGAAATTTAGACTTGAGCGAGGGGGATTAATTATTTATCCAAGCACATATTTACATTCGGTTAAAGAAGTTCTCAATGGAGAAAGAATAGTATGCGTTGGATGGATTGAGAGCTATATAAAAAGTATTGAAGAGAGAGAGTATTTATTTGACTTAGATGCAGGTGCAAGGAGTCTACTTGCAAAGCATGGCAGATCAGACGAGCTTGATCTTATTTTTAAATCTTATTCAAATCTCTTAAGAATTATGGGTGATTGA
- a CDS encoding carbohydrate porin yields MKLFQQMLVAGASLSLLAPVASQASDVLNLEEMNSYTRSQVNSSIIDSKTFINEVSEDIANLKGRVDGLEAKQNVLEAGGFSDTTTMDGKAIFTIGAVEYDDDSGNSEAVQAYYSYTMNLNSSFTGDDNLYVRIKSGNGGDFTTSKDYGTYLSSAKGNSDVLKIDKIWYQFPLGESNTFWVGPKIENYYMHGTSPSIYKPVTKQFTLGGNGNAYGASTDTGFGWAYKADNGFALSSNIGTKSTTTNGITGLLTDESKTSWATQIGYTQPRYSVSAIANVKSNGWGDSYYKAGDINGDAEDGDEYTAIGLRGWWRPDTAGTATPSISVGYDTTDYDSSTADAWFVGLNWQDIFNADDKIGAAFGQPTSNEDSDVTPFAYELYYAFKPNDSITVTPAIFGGSDRNGVSGGDVFGTVLETTFKF; encoded by the coding sequence ATGAAACTCTTCCAACAAATGTTGGTGGCAGGCGCATCTTTGAGCTTATTAGCTCCAGTTGCTTCGCAAGCTTCCGACGTACTCAACTTAGAAGAAATGAACAGCTACACCCGTAGCCAAGTAAACTCTTCAATAATTGACAGTAAAACATTCATTAACGAAGTTAGTGAAGATATTGCGAACCTAAAGGGTCGTGTTGATGGCTTAGAAGCCAAGCAAAACGTATTAGAAGCTGGCGGTTTCTCTGACACCACAACAATGGATGGTAAAGCAATTTTCACTATAGGTGCAGTTGAATACGACGACGATTCTGGTAATTCAGAGGCTGTTCAGGCTTATTACAGTTACACAATGAACCTTAATTCAAGTTTCACTGGTGACGATAACCTTTACGTAAGAATAAAATCCGGAAATGGCGGGGATTTTACAACAAGTAAGGACTATGGAACTTATCTCAGTTCCGCAAAAGGCAATTCTGATGTACTTAAGATTGACAAGATTTGGTATCAATTCCCTCTTGGTGAAAGCAACACATTTTGGGTAGGTCCAAAAATTGAAAACTATTATATGCACGGAACTAGCCCATCTATATATAAACCAGTAACTAAGCAATTTACTTTAGGTGGTAATGGAAATGCATATGGTGCAAGTACAGATACTGGTTTTGGTTGGGCTTACAAAGCTGATAATGGTTTTGCCCTTAGTTCAAACATAGGAACCAAATCAACTACTACAAATGGTATTACAGGTCTATTAACCGACGAGTCAAAAACTAGTTGGGCAACCCAAATTGGTTATACACAACCTAGATACTCTGTTTCAGCAATCGCGAACGTCAAGTCCAATGGCTGGGGTGATAGCTACTACAAAGCTGGGGATATCAATGGTGACGCAGAAGATGGTGATGAGTATACTGCTATCGGTTTAAGAGGATGGTGGAGACCTGATACGGCTGGTACTGCTACTCCTTCAATTTCGGTTGGTTACGATACTACCGATTATGATAGTTCAACTGCGGATGCCTGGTTTGTTGGATTGAATTGGCAAGATATCTTTAATGCTGATGATAAAATAGGTGCTGCTTTCGGTCAGCCTACATCAAATGAAGACTCAGATGTTACGCCATTTGCATACGAACTTTATTATGCATTCAAGCCTAATGATTCTATAACTGTTACTCCTGCTATTTTTGGTGGATCTGACAGAAATGGAGTCTCAGGTGGAGATGTTTTTGGTACAGTTCTAGAAACAACATTTAAATTCTAA
- a CDS encoding DUF3386 domain-containing protein, translating into MDNLKEINCKEIFKKAYENRYTWKNDFHGYQGKCIFLNNNNIHKGDFVLGKDFKANIQNIEDEKVVKSIASQLFEVCIHRVKREFESVHSENNFNFLKNSESGIEMSVSGKNQGDKYRVKNNCINMVYRKIHGTIIEIFVEEFLDTGTGSLSKKYSSQQIDPDTFEIDSQKLEYEDEFLNMDKDDYWILNSRTIKFLNQNKEEETQKFVFEDLNLLS; encoded by the coding sequence ATGGATAATCTAAAAGAAATTAATTGTAAGGAGATTTTCAAAAAGGCTTATGAAAATCGTTACACTTGGAAGAATGATTTTCATGGTTACCAAGGTAAATGTATTTTCTTGAATAATAATAATATTCATAAAGGTGACTTCGTATTAGGTAAAGACTTTAAAGCAAATATTCAAAATATAGAAGATGAAAAAGTTGTTAAAAGTATTGCTTCTCAGTTATTTGAAGTTTGTATACATAGGGTAAAAAGAGAATTTGAATCAGTGCACTCAGAAAATAATTTTAACTTTCTTAAAAATTCTGAAAGTGGGATTGAAATGAGCGTTTCAGGTAAGAATCAAGGTGATAAATATAGAGTTAAAAATAACTGTATTAATATGGTTTATAGAAAAATTCATGGAACCATAATAGAAATTTTTGTTGAAGAATTTTTAGATACAGGAACAGGTTCCCTTAGTAAAAAATATAGTAGTCAACAAATTGATCCAGATACATTTGAGATAGATTCTCAAAAATTGGAATATGAGGATGAATTTCTAAATATGGATAAAGACGATTATTGGATATTAAATTCGAGGACAATAAAATTCTTAAACCAAAATAAAGAAGAAGAAACACAAAAGTTTGTATTCGAGGATCTAAATTTATTAAGTTAG
- a CDS encoding phenylpyruvate tautomerase MIF-related protein codes for MPYINVSTSAKVNDKGKLLEEISILISSLTKKSRSFVMAKIDDNCHMYFDDVTPSCFLEIKSIGSLNPSEMAKPISDFVYEKMGIPIDRIYISFEDVPASLWAWNGRTFG; via the coding sequence ATGCCTTATATTAATGTTTCGACTTCCGCAAAAGTAAATGATAAAGGCAAATTACTCGAAGAAATTTCAATTCTTATTTCATCTTTAACTAAAAAATCAAGAAGTTTTGTTATGGCAAAAATAGATGATAATTGCCATATGTATTTTGATGATGTAACACCTTCTTGCTTTTTAGAAATCAAATCAATAGGTTCTCTAAATCCTTCAGAAATGGCAAAGCCAATATCAGATTTTGTATATGAGAAAATGGGGATCCCAATAGACAGAATTTATATTTCTTTTGAGGATGTGCCAGCTTCATTGTGGGCTTGGAATGGAAGAACATTTGGTTGA
- a CDS encoding extracellular solute-binding protein, with protein sequence MQNLKKLFYTALTCTFLINLNIPVNSTEKEVKVYSGRHYNTDRSVYKKFAEETGIKVRLIEAAGISLIERLKREGKNSQADLILLVDAARITNAAKDGLLQPIESSNLENDVPVGLKDPNKEWYALTRRVRVMIANPKIVDVSKINDYTDLADPSLKGKVCLRNRKSPYNQSLVANQIINKGETETKAWLSGMISNVSKPFFPGDISIIRAVSKKKCGVGIVNHYYVARMLAGVNGRRDALYAKKTEVLTPNPAHVNISAGGVAKYATNKNEAIQLLEFLASPEGSKGLADPTFEHPLKEVNQNEIVKNFGEFTPDSVTVEDLGEKNSLAIKLMKDAGWN encoded by the coding sequence GTGCAAAATCTCAAAAAACTATTTTATACGGCATTAACATGTACATTTTTAATTAATCTAAATATCCCAGTCAATTCAACAGAGAAAGAAGTCAAAGTTTATTCTGGTAGACACTACAACACTGATAGAAGCGTCTATAAAAAATTTGCAGAAGAAACAGGGATTAAAGTAAGGCTTATTGAAGCTGCTGGAATATCTTTAATTGAAAGATTGAAGAGAGAGGGTAAGAATTCTCAAGCGGATTTGATTTTATTAGTTGACGCTGCAAGAATTACTAATGCTGCTAAAGATGGATTACTGCAACCAATAGAATCCTCTAATTTAGAAAATGATGTTCCTGTTGGATTGAAAGATCCAAATAAGGAATGGTATGCATTAACAAGAAGAGTTAGAGTTATGATAGCCAATCCAAAAATTGTAGATGTTAGCAAGATTAATGATTACACAGATTTGGCTGATCCCTCTTTAAAAGGGAAAGTATGTTTAAGAAATAGAAAAAGTCCATATAATCAATCTTTAGTTGCTAATCAAATAATTAACAAAGGTGAAACAGAAACAAAAGCTTGGCTGAGCGGAATGATTTCAAACGTTTCAAAACCTTTTTTCCCAGGGGATATTTCAATAATAAGGGCAGTTTCAAAGAAAAAATGTGGAGTAGGAATTGTTAATCATTACTATGTAGCAAGAATGTTAGCTGGTGTTAATGGAAGAAGAGATGCTTTGTATGCAAAAAAAACAGAGGTGCTAACTCCAAATCCTGCACACGTAAACATTAGTGCCGGTGGTGTTGCAAAATATGCAACAAATAAAAATGAAGCTATTCAGTTGCTTGAATTCTTAGCATCTCCCGAAGGAAGTAAGGGTTTGGCTGATCCAACTTTTGAACATCCTTTAAAGGAAGTTAATCAGAATGAAATAGTTAAGAACTTTGGAGAGTTTACTCCTGATAGTGTAACTGTTGAAGACCTTGGAGAAAAAAATTCTTTAGCTATTAAATTGATGAAAGATGCAGGTTGGAATTAA
- a CDS encoding rhomboid family intramembrane serine protease → MSIKNSISKYDWQYFVTGFFLISVFIFTDLIGVIDKEYFYFVPRLISDQPHRIFTSILIHADLNHLLSNLGGIIITRYFLMRLGIESRFFYLKFIFICSFLNFFIIWVYEKILSYFNIFPKYAALGFSGIIYALFGFLLLTSFCGKKYFLGKEIGLKSNFEVQKMSKTICLIGLIFSFLPGVSLLGHLSGFIAGCFLFLI, encoded by the coding sequence ATGTCTATTAAAAATTCAATATCTAAATATGATTGGCAGTATTTTGTAACAGGATTTTTTTTAATTTCAGTTTTTATTTTTACAGATTTAATTGGCGTTATTGATAAAGAATATTTTTACTTTGTACCAAGATTAATTAGTGATCAACCCCATAGGATTTTTACTTCAATTCTAATCCATGCAGACCTAAATCATTTATTAAGTAATCTTGGAGGAATAATCATCACTAGATATTTTTTGATGAGACTTGGAATCGAAAGCAGATTTTTTTATCTAAAATTTATTTTTATTTGTTCTTTTTTAAATTTCTTTATTATCTGGGTTTATGAAAAGATCTTATCCTATTTTAATATCTTTCCCAAATATGCCGCTTTAGGGTTTAGTGGAATAATTTATGCTTTATTTGGATTCTTACTATTAACTTCTTTTTGTGGAAAGAAATATTTTTTAGGTAAAGAAATCGGTTTGAAGTCCAATTTTGAAGTTCAGAAAATGTCAAAGACAATATGCCTTATAGGTTTGATTTTCTCTTTTTTGCCAGGGGTAAGTTTATTAGGTCATTTAAGTGGATTTATCGCAGGGTGTTTTTTATTCTTAATTTAA
- the psbC gene encoding photosystem II reaction center protein CP43 — METPFNNLLRAPNQSIEETGYAWYVGNARLINLSGRLLGAHIAHSGLIVFWAGAMMLFEVNHFTFDKPMWEQGLICMPHVAMFGYGIGPGGEVTDIMPFFQAGVVHLIASAVLGFGGIYHSLAGPEKLEEDFPFFSTDWRDKNQMTNILGYHLIVLGVGALAWSVNWCFIGGAYDTWAPGGGEVRLVNPTLDPRVILGYLFRSPWGGAGSIIGVNSIEDIVGGHVYVGITAIIGGIFHIFTKPFGWARRAFIWNGEGLLSYALGGICVASFIASTFIWFNNTAYPSEFYGPTNAEASQAQSFTFLVRDQRIGANVGSTMGPTGLGKYLMRSPTGEIIFGGETMRFWDFRGPWLEPLRGPNGLSLEKIQNDIQPWQVRRAAEYMTHAPNASINSVGGIITEPNAVNFVNLRQWLAAAQFFLGWFTFIGHLWHAGRARAAAAGFEKGIDRKSEPALEMPDLD; from the coding sequence GTGGAAACGCCCTTTAATAATTTATTAAGAGCTCCAAACCAGAGTATTGAGGAAACTGGTTATGCCTGGTATGTGGGTAACGCTAGATTAATCAACTTATCGGGTCGTTTATTAGGAGCTCACATTGCTCACTCTGGACTAATAGTCTTTTGGGCAGGAGCAATGATGCTCTTTGAGGTTAATCATTTTACTTTTGATAAGCCAATGTGGGAGCAAGGCTTAATCTGTATGCCACACGTTGCAATGTTTGGCTATGGAATAGGCCCCGGTGGTGAAGTTACTGATATCATGCCTTTCTTCCAAGCAGGCGTGGTTCACTTGATAGCTTCAGCTGTTCTTGGTTTTGGTGGTATTTACCATTCATTAGCAGGACCTGAAAAACTCGAAGAAGATTTTCCATTTTTCTCCACAGATTGGAGAGATAAAAATCAAATGACAAATATCCTTGGATATCATTTGATTGTTCTAGGTGTAGGCGCACTAGCATGGTCAGTAAACTGGTGTTTTATTGGTGGTGCATATGACACATGGGCACCTGGTGGTGGTGAAGTCAGACTTGTAAACCCAACACTTGATCCAAGAGTTATTCTTGGTTATCTATTCAGATCTCCATGGGGAGGAGCCGGTTCAATAATCGGTGTTAACTCCATTGAAGATATTGTTGGTGGGCATGTTTACGTGGGTATTACTGCAATCATTGGAGGAATATTCCATATCTTTACCAAACCTTTCGGATGGGCAAGAAGAGCATTTATCTGGAATGGTGAAGGACTATTAAGTTACGCTCTTGGTGGAATTTGTGTAGCAAGTTTTATTGCTTCAACGTTCATCTGGTTTAACAACACTGCTTACCCTTCAGAGTTTTATGGCCCAACAAATGCTGAAGCTTCACAGGCTCAAAGCTTTACTTTCCTAGTGAGAGATCAAAGAATTGGAGCTAACGTAGGTTCAACAATGGGACCAACAGGTCTAGGTAAGTATCTCATGAGATCTCCTACTGGTGAAATTATATTTGGTGGTGAAACAATGAGATTTTGGGATTTCAGAGGTCCATGGTTAGAGCCTCTAAGAGGACCTAATGGGTTGAGCCTTGAGAAAATCCAAAATGATATTCAGCCTTGGCAGGTAAGAAGAGCAGCTGAATACATGACTCATGCTCCAAACGCTTCTATTAACTCTGTTGGTGGAATCATTACAGAGCCTAATGCTGTTAACTTCGTTAACTTAAGACAATGGTTAGCTGCAGCTCAATTCTTCCTAGGATGGTTTACATTCATTGGTCATCTTTGGCATGCTGGACGTGCTAGAGCAGCCGCTGCTGGTTTCGAAAAAGGAATCGACAGAAAGAGTGAACCAGCTCTAGAAATGCCTGATTTAGATTAA
- the glyQ gene encoding glycine--tRNA ligase subunit alpha has protein sequence MFFQNIIQNLNNFWSEEGCLIMQPYDTEKGAGTMNPHTFLRAIGPEPWSVAYTEPCRRPTDGRFGDNPNRAQHYFQYQVIIKPSPVGIQEKYLTSLESLGINPRNHDIRFVEDNWESPTLGAWGVGWEVWLDGMEVTQFTYFQQCGGIDCNPIPIEITYGLERIAMFLQDKESIWDLNWNKDLKYSDIWLQFEKSQCSYNFSESSADNLRKLFEIYQAEAISLTEKKLIYPALDFVLKCSHTFNLLDARGVISVTDRAQYIEKIRKLAREVASSWVDERESLNFPLIKN, from the coding sequence ATGTTTTTTCAGAATATAATTCAAAATTTAAATAATTTTTGGTCAGAAGAAGGTTGTTTGATTATGCAGCCATATGACACCGAAAAGGGTGCTGGAACAATGAATCCGCATACTTTTTTAAGGGCCATTGGACCTGAGCCTTGGAGTGTTGCATATACAGAGCCATGTAGAAGACCTACTGATGGGCGTTTTGGCGATAATCCAAATAGGGCGCAACATTACTTTCAATATCAAGTAATAATTAAACCTTCACCAGTAGGAATACAGGAAAAATATTTGACATCTCTAGAATCTCTTGGAATCAATCCTAGAAATCATGATATAAGATTTGTGGAAGATAATTGGGAGTCTCCCACACTTGGCGCCTGGGGTGTAGGTTGGGAAGTTTGGTTGGACGGAATGGAAGTTACTCAATTTACTTATTTCCAACAATGCGGAGGTATAGATTGTAATCCAATCCCAATTGAAATCACTTATGGATTAGAGAGGATTGCAATGTTTTTGCAGGATAAAGAAAGTATCTGGGACTTAAATTGGAACAAAGATTTGAAATATAGCGATATTTGGCTTCAATTTGAGAAAAGTCAATGCTCTTATAATTTTTCTGAATCTAGTGCTGATAATCTCAGGAAATTATTTGAAATTTATCAAGCTGAAGCAATTTCGTTAACAGAAAAGAAATTAATTTATCCTGCGCTTGATTTTGTTCTGAAATGTAGTCATACATTTAATCTTCTTGATGCTAGAGGCGTAATATCAGTTACAGATCGTGCACAATATATAGAAAAAATTAGAAAATTAGCAAGAGAAGTTGCTTCATCATGGGTAGATGAAAGAGAATCCCTTAATTTCCCATTGATAAAAAATTAG
- a CDS encoding methyltransferase domain-containing protein → MEVLNNYQRKKLDERNDEEFYTDPKFVYHLDANFRQNLTDLYEGEIDNYSTVLDLMSSWDSYLPKGKKYKQVIGHGLNKQELEKNKILDSFWIQNFNLSQQIPLGKESVDYCLMVAAWQYLQYPENLTKEIARILSRKGKIIIAFSNRAFWHKAPNIWTSSTEEERIKYVRKVLISNGFNEPKIIKKFTQPSLNIFNFLNKDPFYCLIATRE, encoded by the coding sequence TTGGAAGTCTTAAATAATTATCAAAGGAAAAAACTCGATGAGAGGAATGATGAAGAATTTTATACTGATCCAAAATTTGTTTATCATCTAGATGCAAACTTCAGGCAAAATCTAACAGATTTATATGAAGGAGAAATTGATAATTATTCAACTGTTCTTGATTTAATGTCAAGTTGGGATAGTTATTTACCTAAAGGGAAAAAATATAAACAAGTTATTGGACATGGTTTAAACAAACAAGAACTTGAAAAAAACAAAATTTTAGATTCTTTTTGGATACAAAATTTTAATTTAAGTCAACAAATTCCCCTAGGGAAAGAAAGCGTTGACTATTGCTTGATGGTAGCCGCGTGGCAATATTTACAATATCCAGAGAATTTAACCAAAGAAATTGCAAGAATATTAAGCAGAAAGGGTAAAATTATTATTGCTTTTTCAAACAGAGCATTTTGGCATAAAGCTCCAAACATATGGACTTCATCTACTGAAGAAGAAAGGATCAAATATGTAAGAAAAGTATTAATCTCAAACGGATTTAATGAGCCAAAAATTATCAAAAAGTTTACTCAACCATCACTTAATATTTTTAATTTTTTAAATAAAGACCCATTTTATTGTTTGATCGCAACAAGAGAGTAA
- a CDS encoding 2Fe-2S iron-sulfur cluster-binding protein has protein sequence MKETKNIKVIWPNNKETFVSDGDDWFSSAKKAGLEIPTGCLTGSCGACEIDVNGETVRACISEIKNNKKCTLQVSLTTDPFWEK, from the coding sequence TTGAAAGAAACAAAAAATATAAAAGTAATATGGCCAAACAATAAAGAAACATTTGTATCAGACGGAGATGACTGGTTTTCTTCTGCTAAAAAAGCAGGCTTAGAAATCCCTACTGGCTGTCTCACAGGGAGTTGTGGAGCCTGTGAAATAGATGTAAATGGTGAAACAGTAAGGGCTTGTATAAGTGAAATTAAAAATAATAAAAAATGTACGTTACAGGTTTCTTTAACTACAGACCCCTTTTGGGAAAAATAA